A section of the Saccharopolyspora gregorii genome encodes:
- the pspM gene encoding phage shock envelope stress response protein PspM: MPPRKNELAAWGEAALRELRGPVVGEVRRKLAQWRDPRARLLRKRKRAKQNATAGTVGTGVLGVGAYGAYAPHAFGLPVGAGALETMLDVAAFGVGGVAVAAAFGTVAEWRRYRRLLRTPLPEAAPEPVELPPNGSQAREPMRLLRDAEQSLHQALTQLGGGGFEEATDARATADRAATALREVASRLQAVEAALPHVPATEQADLRADVRRLRAELDEGVEGYRYLVAAAGRAVAASGAPEQRHAVQDATDRLAGLATALHELGWGSGTAGSADQPRT; encoded by the coding sequence ATGCCACCGCGGAAGAACGAGCTCGCGGCATGGGGCGAGGCCGCGCTGCGCGAGCTGCGCGGCCCCGTCGTCGGTGAAGTGCGCCGCAAGCTCGCGCAGTGGCGCGACCCGCGCGCGCGGCTGCTGCGCAAGCGCAAGCGGGCGAAGCAGAACGCCACCGCGGGCACCGTCGGCACCGGAGTGCTCGGCGTCGGCGCGTACGGGGCGTACGCGCCGCACGCGTTCGGCCTCCCCGTCGGCGCGGGCGCGCTGGAGACGATGCTCGACGTCGCCGCGTTCGGCGTCGGCGGAGTCGCCGTCGCCGCGGCGTTCGGCACCGTCGCCGAATGGCGGCGCTACCGGCGGCTGCTCCGGACCCCGTTGCCCGAAGCCGCCCCGGAACCGGTGGAGCTGCCGCCGAACGGCTCGCAGGCCCGGGAACCGATGCGGCTGCTGCGCGACGCCGAGCAGAGCCTGCACCAGGCGTTGACGCAGCTCGGCGGCGGCGGGTTCGAGGAAGCCACCGACGCGCGGGCCACCGCGGACCGCGCCGCGACCGCGCTGCGCGAAGTCGCCTCCCGCCTCCAGGCGGTCGAAGCGGCGTTGCCGCACGTACCCGCCACCGAGCAGGCCGACCTGCGCGCGGACGTGCGGCGGCTGCGCGCCGAACTCGACGAGGGCGTCGAGGGCTACCGCTACCTGGTCGCCGCCGCCGGGCGGGCCGTCGCCGCGAGCGGCGCCCCCGAGCAGCGCCACGCCGTGCAGGACGCCACCGACCGGCTCGCCGGGCTCGCCACCGCGCTGCACGAACTCGGCTGGGGCAGCGGAACCGCCGGATCGGCGGACCAACCTCGCACCTGA
- a CDS encoding uracil-xanthine permease family protein: MALWTVHGNGRQLVDDAVVGSGERLSWPLTFGFGFQHLIAMFGTTTLVPLLTGFPASTTLLLSGLGTLLFLLVTRNRVPAYLGASAAFVVPMGAAVDHGGATPGALLGAIMIVGLVVFTFGVAVKALGVRLLESAMPPVVTGGIVLMIGLSLAPQTVSSFSAQPVPAAITLAVVVLATVLSRGMLRRLAVLLGVLAGWTCAALLGQVDPARLDAVARAPWFGTPEFVTPQMHLSAVPFVAPMVLVVLVELVGNVKAVGAMSGRNLDGQVGDALIGGGLATALSGAGGGSALSSHAPNVGVMAAARVYSTAACMIAAVAAVVLAFCPKFGALLGTIPVGVLGGALLVVVGVLALVGVRIWSEAGVDFADPVNLAVLGTALVAGVGDLTLSLGALRFTGLVWGSIGIVLVYPVLRGLADAVSARRDAQRPGRGWQRGQW; encoded by the coding sequence GTGGCGTTGTGGACCGTGCACGGCAACGGTCGTCAGCTGGTCGACGACGCGGTCGTGGGGTCCGGTGAACGGCTCAGCTGGCCGTTGACCTTCGGGTTCGGGTTCCAGCACCTGATCGCCATGTTCGGCACCACGACCCTCGTCCCGCTGCTCACCGGTTTCCCCGCCTCCACCACGCTGCTGCTGTCCGGCCTCGGCACGCTGCTGTTCCTGCTCGTCACCCGCAACCGGGTGCCCGCGTACCTCGGCGCCTCGGCGGCCTTCGTCGTCCCGATGGGCGCGGCCGTCGACCACGGCGGAGCCACCCCGGGCGCGCTGCTCGGCGCGATCATGATCGTGGGCCTGGTGGTGTTCACCTTCGGGGTCGCGGTCAAAGCGCTCGGCGTGCGGCTGCTCGAATCCGCGATGCCCCCGGTGGTCACCGGGGGCATCGTGCTGATGATCGGGCTCAGCCTCGCGCCGCAGACGGTGAGCTCGTTCAGCGCGCAGCCCGTGCCCGCCGCGATCACCCTCGCCGTCGTCGTGCTCGCCACCGTGCTCAGCCGCGGCATGCTGCGGCGGCTCGCCGTGCTGCTCGGCGTGCTCGCCGGCTGGACCTGCGCCGCGCTGCTCGGCCAGGTCGACCCGGCTCGGCTGGACGCCGTCGCCCGCGCCCCCTGGTTCGGGACGCCGGAGTTCGTCACCCCGCAGATGCACCTGTCCGCGGTGCCGTTCGTGGCGCCCATGGTGCTGGTGGTGCTCGTCGAACTCGTCGGCAACGTGAAGGCCGTCGGGGCGATGAGCGGGCGCAACCTGGACGGCCAGGTCGGGGACGCGCTCATCGGCGGTGGGCTCGCCACGGCGCTCTCCGGAGCGGGCGGCGGTTCGGCGCTCAGCAGCCACGCTCCGAACGTGGGGGTGATGGCCGCGGCCCGCGTGTACTCCACCGCCGCGTGCATGATCGCCGCGGTCGCCGCCGTGGTGCTCGCGTTCTGCCCGAAGTTCGGGGCACTGCTCGGCACCATCCCGGTAGGCGTGCTCGGCGGCGCGCTGCTCGTCGTCGTGGGCGTGCTCGCGCTCGTGGGGGTGCGGATCTGGAGCGAGGCGGGCGTGGACTTCGCCGATCCGGTGAACCTCGCGGTGCTCGGGACGGCCCTCGTCGCCGGGGTCGGCGACCTGACGCTGTCGCTGGGGGCGCTGCGCTTCACCGGGCTGGTGTGGGGTTCCATCGGCATCGTGCTCGTGTACCCGGTGCTGCGGGGACTCGCCGACGCGGTCTCCGCGCGCCGGGATGCTCAGCGGCCGGGGAGGGGCTGGCAGCGGGGGCAGTGGTAG
- a CDS encoding Fpg/Nei family DNA glycosylase, with protein sequence MPEGDTVFLTCRRLDEALAGAEVVRGELRHPRLAEVELRGRVVREARPVGKHLLIRFTGERTLHSHLGMDGAWHLYSPGGRWRRPAHRARAVLEVPGRTAVGFDLRGMRWVRTADEDSLVGHLGPDLLSPEWGPESAAEAVRRLTADPAREIGAALLDQSVLAGVGNIYRTEVCFLLRRSPHSPVAEVDAERAVRLCRDLLLRNAWSPERSTTGDLRRDARHWVYGRRTCLRCGGPVHRDGGAERVTYHCPRCQPLPGR encoded by the coding sequence ATGCCGGAGGGCGACACGGTGTTCTTGACCTGCCGGCGCCTCGACGAGGCGCTGGCGGGGGCCGAGGTGGTGCGCGGCGAGCTGCGCCATCCGCGCCTGGCCGAGGTCGAGCTGCGCGGCCGGGTGGTGCGCGAGGCGCGCCCGGTCGGCAAGCACCTGCTGATCCGCTTCACCGGTGAGCGGACGTTGCACAGCCACCTGGGCATGGACGGCGCGTGGCACCTGTACTCGCCGGGTGGCCGATGGCGCCGCCCGGCGCACCGGGCGCGCGCGGTGCTGGAGGTACCGGGCCGGACCGCGGTGGGGTTCGACCTGCGCGGGATGCGCTGGGTGCGCACCGCCGACGAGGACTCGCTGGTCGGCCACCTGGGCCCGGACCTGCTGTCACCGGAGTGGGGTCCGGAGTCGGCGGCGGAGGCGGTGCGGCGGCTCACCGCGGACCCGGCGCGCGAGATCGGTGCGGCGCTGCTGGACCAGTCGGTGCTGGCCGGTGTCGGCAACATCTACCGGACCGAGGTGTGCTTCCTGCTGCGCCGCTCCCCGCACTCCCCGGTGGCGGAGGTCGACGCGGAGCGGGCGGTGCGGTTGTGCCGGGACCTGCTGCTGCGCAACGCGTGGAGCCCGGAGCGGTCCACCACGGGCGACCTCCGCCGGGACGCCCGCCACTGGGTGTACGGCCGCCGGACCTGCCTGCGCTGCGGCGGCCCGGTCCACCGCGATGGCGGTGCGGAGCGGGTCACCTACCACTGCCCCCGCTGCCAGCCCCTCCCCGGCCGCTGA
- a CDS encoding ParA family protein, with the protein MQTVAVLSLKGGVGKTTVVLGLASAAMRRGARTLVVDLDPQCNATAALEPDETRLGLSDVLSDPRAEVLRAAVAPSGWGAEVDVLVGSEDAELHNGGPHDGGGDLAKLTEALSTLDALIAEGELPYQLVLLDCPPSLGRLTRSALIAADRALLVTEPTIFAVSGVQRAFEAVQAERAENNPRLQPLGVVVNRVRPRSHEHQFRIEELREIFGPLVMPVALPDRLAVQQAQGACMPIHQWGTPGAREVALGFNLLLARTLRAGRRRDPLPDDSFDDDPGDQDLDEFDGDARPGA; encoded by the coding sequence GTGCAAACGGTGGCAGTGCTCAGCCTCAAGGGCGGTGTCGGGAAGACGACCGTGGTGCTCGGGCTCGCTTCGGCGGCCATGCGCCGCGGCGCTCGGACGCTGGTGGTGGACCTGGATCCGCAGTGCAACGCGACGGCCGCGCTGGAGCCGGACGAGACCCGGCTGGGCCTCAGCGACGTGCTGTCCGATCCGCGGGCGGAGGTGCTGCGCGCGGCGGTGGCGCCGAGCGGGTGGGGCGCGGAGGTCGACGTCCTGGTCGGGTCGGAGGACGCCGAGCTGCACAACGGCGGTCCGCACGACGGCGGGGGCGATCTGGCGAAGCTCACCGAGGCGCTGTCGACGCTGGACGCGTTGATCGCGGAGGGCGAGCTGCCGTACCAGCTGGTGCTGCTGGACTGCCCGCCGTCGCTGGGCCGGTTGACCCGGTCGGCGCTGATCGCGGCGGACCGGGCGCTGCTGGTGACCGAGCCGACGATCTTCGCGGTGTCCGGGGTGCAGCGCGCGTTCGAGGCGGTGCAGGCGGAGCGGGCCGAGAACAACCCGCGCCTGCAACCGCTGGGCGTGGTGGTGAACCGGGTGCGGCCGCGGTCGCACGAGCACCAGTTCCGCATCGAGGAGCTGCGGGAGATCTTCGGTCCGCTGGTGATGCCGGTGGCGCTGCCGGACCGGCTCGCGGTGCAGCAGGCGCAGGGCGCGTGCATGCCGATCCACCAGTGGGGGACGCCGGGTGCCCGGGAGGTGGCGCTGGGCTTCAACCTGCTGCTGGCCCGCACGTTGCGCGCCGGCCGCCGCCGGGATCCGCTGCCGGACGACTCGTTCGACGACGACCCGGGCGATCAGGACCTGGACGAGTTCGACGGCGACGCCCGGCCGGGAGCCTGA
- a CDS encoding class I SAM-dependent methyltransferase produces MRSDAVDRVLEEEITEARTRRDGRPPRVLDVGGGSGVWAVPLASAGCEVTVVDPSPNALATLQRRAADAGVDRLITALQGDTEALHAFAPPGGADLVLGHGLLEYVDDVAGSLASLTAATAPGGAVSVLVSNRYAAVLASALAGRPADALHVLRDPDGRYRGGGDTVLRRFDGDELARRMREAGLDVELVQGQGVFTDLVPGSVAEGQGADALAELERAAAATPPLRDVATRLHAVGRLRG; encoded by the coding sequence ATGAGATCCGACGCCGTCGACCGGGTGCTGGAAGAAGAGATCACCGAAGCCCGAACGCGCCGGGACGGCCGCCCGCCCCGAGTCCTCGACGTGGGCGGCGGCAGCGGGGTGTGGGCGGTGCCGCTGGCGAGCGCGGGCTGCGAGGTGACCGTCGTCGACCCCAGTCCCAACGCGCTCGCCACCCTGCAGCGCCGCGCCGCCGACGCGGGCGTCGACCGGCTCATCACCGCGTTGCAGGGGGACACCGAGGCGCTGCACGCCTTCGCGCCGCCCGGTGGGGCGGACCTGGTGCTCGGCCACGGCCTGCTCGAATACGTCGACGACGTCGCCGGATCGCTGGCCTCGCTCACCGCGGCCACCGCGCCCGGTGGAGCGGTGTCGGTGCTCGTGTCCAACCGGTACGCCGCGGTCCTCGCCAGCGCTCTCGCCGGGCGGCCGGCCGACGCGCTGCACGTGCTCCGCGACCCGGACGGCCGGTACCGGGGCGGCGGCGACACCGTGCTGCGCCGCTTCGACGGCGACGAGCTCGCCCGGCGGATGCGCGAGGCGGGGCTCGACGTGGAACTGGTCCAGGGGCAGGGGGTCTTCACCGACCTCGTGCCGGGGTCCGTCGCCGAGGGGCAGGGTGCCGACGCGCTCGCCGAACTGGAACGCGCCGCCGCGGCCACGCCACCGCTGCGGGACGTCGCCACCCGGCTGCACGCCGTCGGACGGCTCCGCGGCTGA
- a CDS encoding DUF3040 domain-containing protein, whose amino-acid sequence MPLSEHEQRLLDQIERALYAEDPKFVSTVRGGRLHRPSRRRRLQGIAVFVLGLILLVLGVVIPVKPADIPVVSVVGFLVMFGGAVLVLSAMRGGSQEAESEGEGSAGPASGGDRKKSEPRARGSFAQRMEERFRKRFEQ is encoded by the coding sequence ATGCCACTCTCCGAGCACGAGCAGCGACTGCTCGACCAGATCGAGCGCGCGCTCTACGCCGAGGATCCGAAGTTCGTCTCCACCGTGCGTGGCGGCCGGTTGCACCGACCGTCGCGGCGGCGTCGCCTGCAAGGGATCGCCGTGTTCGTGCTGGGGTTGATCCTGCTGGTGCTCGGCGTGGTGATACCGGTCAAACCGGCCGATATCCCCGTGGTGAGCGTGGTCGGCTTCCTCGTGATGTTCGGCGGAGCAGTTCTGGTGCTGTCCGCGATGCGTGGTGGCAGCCAGGAAGCGGAATCCGAGGGGGAGGGGAGCGCAGGCCCGGCGTCCGGTGGAGACCGGAAGAAGTCCGAGCCGCGAGCGCGCGGTTCCTTCGCCCAGCGGATGGAAGAACGCTTCCGGAAGCGGTTCGAGCAGTAG